The following coding sequences lie in one Arachis ipaensis cultivar K30076 chromosome B05, Araip1.1, whole genome shotgun sequence genomic window:
- the LOC110272295 gene encoding uncharacterized protein LOC110272295, producing the protein MFVATRNGLKGKTLDVETQAVIDKLDDLQEAGETPTNAFQKVFGKENPGRVRCYGRTVTKTSLKKNKEIDEIKKQSEEKVTALKTELDDHKQRLQGLEDIVKLMLQQTSLGMNVDEALSLLRSKQSSANSAQDPNLVPRHSPPSTHIPNHE; encoded by the exons ATGTTTGTTGCAACTCGGAATGGACTAAAAGGGAAAACACTTGATGTAGAAACACAAGCTGTTATT GATAAACTTGATGATCTTCAAGAAGCTGGAGAAACTCCTACTAATgcatttcaaaaagtttttggtAAAGAGAATCCAGGAAGAGTTCGATGTTATGGAAGAACTGTTACAAAAACTTCtcttaagaaaaataaagaaatagatGAAATCAAAAAACAAAGTGAAGAGAAGGTGACAGCTTTAAAAACTGAATTAGACGACCATAAGCAACGACTGCAAGGATTGGAAGATATTGTGAAACTTATGTTGCAACAAACTTCTCTTGGTATGAATGTTGATGAAGCGCTTTCTCTCTTGCGATCTAAGCAATCGTCTGCAAATAGTGCACAAGATCCAAATTTAGTTCCTCGGCATTCTCCTCCATCGACTCATATACCAAATCATGAATAG
- the LOC107642030 gene encoding uncharacterized protein LOC107642030: MTLNLMENGATSKRKRLVKKYQAHAKVKEFEMKEVSSAAKLVRNFITKGDKGSNQAKIAQQPKRKISEIGDKYSRENSMEGRNKTLVDNVMNRSLRSSQNQVRSNVQLEEQPIPKKMKSKAKCPAMALDAFLHTEGVEVEREEEDDFESIGEDAGATEKEPANLTNLKNNLKRPAMTLDAFLGDQGIHVEREEEHNEVPTTEDARSRPSPNNGENVHIPSEEDYIGEHKSDNFDVEGDQVMEEAHVEDTSKVKKTHGKTRCLKIYARTWEEREEVTFDQGAAVGPTAQRVKDLTNFIGTMGRNSNFITLMYTNWKAVPKQIKKRIWKYINSKFILPKSSKLWVMTGVQRAWKRYKIRIKKEAF, translated from the exons CAACTTAATGGAAAACGGAGCAACTTCAAAGAGGAAAAGACTGGTAAAAAAGTATCAAGCTCATGCAAAAGTTAAGGAATTTGAAATGAAGGAAGTATCTTCTGCTGCGAAACTAGTTCGGAATTTTATAACCAAAGGTGATAAAGGAAGTAATCAAGCCAAAATAGCACAACAGCCTAAGAGAAAAATTTCAGAAATTGGAGACAAATATAGTAGGGAGAATTCAATGGAAGGGAGAAATAAAACACTTGTAGACAATGTTATGAACCGGTCTTTGAGGTCTTCCCAAAACCAAGTGAGGAGTAATGTTCAACTAGAAGAACAACCAATTCCTAAGAAGATGAAGAGTAAGGCAAAGTGTCCAGCAATGGCTCTTGATGCCTTTTTGCATACAGAAGGAGTAGAAGTGGAAAGAGAAGAGGAAGATGACTTTGAGTCAATTGGTGAGGATGCTGGAGCTACTGAAAAAGAACCAGCTAACTTGACAAacttaaaaaataacttaaagcgTCCAGCAATGACTCTTGATGCTTTTTTGGGTGACCAAGGAATTCATGTGGAAAGAGAAGAGGAACATAATGAAGTTCCAACTACTGAGGATGCTAGATCTAGGCCATCCCCGAATAATGGAGAAAATGTTCATATCCCCTCTGAGGAAGATTATATTGGTGAACATAAAAGTGACAATTTTGATGTAGAAGGAGATCAAGTTATGGAAGAGGCTCATGTAGAAG ataCTTCAAAGGTTAAAAAGACTCATGGAAAAACAAGATGCTTAAAGATTTATGCAAGAACTTgggaagaaagggaggaagtgaCTTTTGATCAGGGAGCAGCCGTGGGGCCAACAGCTCAAAGAGTGAAGGATTTAACTAATTTTATTGGAACAATGGGAAGGAATAGTAATTTTATTACCTTAATGTACACTAATTGGAAAGCTGTGCCTAAGCAAATCAAAAAGCGCATTTGGAAGTATATTAAT TCAAAGTTCATTCTTCCAAAATCTTCAAAGTTATGGGTGATGACTGGTGTTCAAAGAGCATGGAAGCGttacaaaataagaataaaaaaagaagcaTTTTGA